One window from the genome of Lepisosteus oculatus isolate fLepOcu1 chromosome 21, fLepOcu1.hap2, whole genome shotgun sequence encodes:
- the LOC102689644 gene encoding immunoglobulin superfamily member 22, producing the protein MATKILHSSGGMMRSEIQMSSSSSTTTTTTKLRKVSQTSKVVEEQSIQRKTSATVESFSLVQKSFEIPAGESIPGFEEKPHAITAQEGAKIAFKAKVTGNPKPTVTWKRDSGKPLREGVETFFDTIAKEYVLKIRNLAMEDADNYKCVVSNDHGDAIYTMSLIVTENPQVDFKKMLKKRGAPAPKKEEKRHITEEEMLKILSGAEKKDYERICAEHGFTDFRGILKKLKEMKKKVDVEMVKVLKPLEDIEAKADTNIVFDTILELKDPNLKMMWFKGDEPLRTQYSLGKYELKQMGTKYQLFISSVTLKDSGTYKLVVGDKTLTAKLSVIDEPLKFLTELKPIRVNERQTAVFEVRLSKKSDLPLVWKVRGKEVKRDEKFDVSVSADGLTYTLKIKDVRPSDIGEYSMSIGDMTASTQLFINRIPIKFVSHLKNVRVKEKSKARLECELSSKDVFVKWLKDGREITHNPQYTFIREGKRAELIIDDCDLADSGEYAIVATQENDAQEYVSSSNLTVDERFATVKSGMSDVQCPTGSPAELCVVLNDEKVDGVWLKDGNPVTDMSGVQVVKQGAVHKLIFTNVGDAHEGKYTFMSKGAESEAVLAIADPPVIDPTMLEVLGAHPVTVKAGQTANIKIPFKGKPAPKITWYKDGIEMMDDERTVVEKHPDCTTLILHKCAREDSGAITLKLKSDCGTAIANLHLNVVDKPKPPQGKVEFLERSGKCIKMKWKAPRDNGGKQVTSFIIERKIVGKKSWIKIGEVDSKLTSFSTDKVEEGRAYQFRIRAVNSQDISDPLETEEVFAGEPIEAPGMASQPQILDVTKDAVTVTWSPPAQDGGAPVLGYIIERRKKGSSIWVPVNKELVQDTKYKVDGLVEDMEYEFRVTTVNRAGPGTPSTASNSVNAKDPIRAPGLVKDLHVTDSSNSSISLGWNPPEMGDEPSGYILEVRADEAKEWTKCTKIPITGTSYTVGGLQERMKYFFRIRAVNEGGVGEPIELDQGVLAMPPPAPPKFDIQAKLKNQMEVRAGTALCIHVTFSGSPPPTVTWLKDGIPTKGRETITKGNKHSQFLITSSQRADSGVYRINLRNDFGEASYDIKVRVADFPRPPSNLKLVEEVPNTVTLKWDHTPDVADDGQAHYIILKRDASTATWFTAADRVFSNKYTVTGLLPGRKYFFRVIARNDIGDSDPLDSKEPFTIAKEKEHLKLRMKEYTLKDLSQKPEFIVPLKDHAVRRGKDCTMSCAFLAIPQPQVSWFKGDAKISENPKFWQTTANGVCTLTIPACDQKDSGEYTLVVENTLGQAKCKCNLVVFDKDDKSFLESLTERTGRGKHIM; encoded by the exons ATGGCTACCAAGATCCTCCATTCTTCTGGGGGAATGATGCGTTCCGAAATCCAGATGAGTTCCTCCTccagcaccaccaccaccaccaccaagctCCGAAAGGTGTCCCAAACATCGAAGGTTGTGGAGG AACAATCGATACAGCGCAAGACATCGGCCACAGTGGAGTCCTTCAGCCTGGTTCAGAAGTCCTTTGAGATACCTGCAGGAGAGAGTATTCCAGGATTTGAAGAGAAACCACATGCCATCACTGCTCAGGAAG GGGCCAAGATTGCTTTTAAAGCCAAGGTGACTGGGAACCCCAAGCCCACTGTGACTTGGAAGAGAGATAGTGGGAAGCCCTTAAGAGAAGGGGTTGAGACCTTCTTCGACACCATCGCTAAGGAGTACGTGCTGAAG ATTAGGAATCTTGCCATGGAAGATGCAGATAACTACAAGTGTGTTGTCTCCAATGATCATGGTGATGCAATCTACACAATGTCACTCATTGTTACTGAAA ATCCACAGGTGGACTTCAAGAAGATGCTTAAAAAGCG GGGTGCCCCTGCTCCCAAGAAGGAGGAGAAGCGCCACATCACCGAGGAAGAGATGCTGAAGATCCTCTCCGGAGCGGAAAAAAAAGACTACGAGAGGATCTGTGCTGAGCACGGTTTCACTGACTTCAGAGGAATACTCAAGAAACTCAAAGAAATGAAGAAGAAAGTGGACGTGGAG ATGGTGAAAGTGCTGAAACCTCTGGAAGACATAGAAGCTAAAGCAGACACCAACATCGTGTTTGACACCATCCTGGAGCTGAAGGACCCCAACCTCAAGATGATGTGGTTCAAG GGGGATGAGCCTCTGAGGACTCAATACTCTCTTGGCAAGTATGAGTTGAAGCAAATGGGAACCAAGTACCAGCTGTTTATCTCCAGTGTCACTCTGAAGGACAGTGGCACCTATAAGCTGGTAGTTGGAGACAAGACCCTTACTGCCAAGCTCAGTGTAATAG ATGAGCCTCTAAAGTTCCTGACAGAACTGAAGCCCATCCGAGTGAATGAACGCCAGACAGCTGTGTTTGAGGTGCGACTCTCAAAGAAGAGCGACCTTCCTCTTGTGTGGAAGGTCAGGGGCAAGGAGGTGAAGAGGGATGAAAAGTTTGACGTATCTGTGTCTGCGGACGGCCTCACCTATACTCTCAAGATCAAGGATGTGCGCCCAAGTGACATTGGAGAATACAGCATGAGCATTGGAGATATGACAGCTTCCACACAGCTCTTTATTAACA GAATTCCTATCAAGTTCGTCAGCCACCTCAAAAATGTGAGGGTGAAGGAGAAGAGTAAGGCCAGGCTGGAGTGTGAGCTGAGCTCCAAGGACGTGTTTGTCAAGTGGCTGAAGGATGGCCGAGAGATAACCCACAATCCTCAGTATACCTTCATACGGGAGGGCAAAAGAGCAGAGCTGATAATTGATGACTGTGACCTGGCTGACAGCGGAGAGTACGCGATTGTGGCCACACAGGAGAACGATGCCCAGGAGTATGTGAGCTCTTCTAACCTGACAGTGGACG AGCGCTTTGCCACAGTGAAGAGTGGTATGTCAGATGTCCAGTGTCCCACTGGATCTCCAGCTGAGTTATGTGTAGTTTTGAATGATGAGAAGGTAGATGGAGTCTGGCTGAAAGACGGAAATCCG gtaaCAGACATGAGCGGGGTGCAGGTGGTGAAGCAGGGAGCTGTGCACAAGTTAATTTTTACCAATGTTGGAGATGCACATGAGGGCAAGTACACCTTCATGTCCAAAGGTGCAGAGAGTGAGGCAGTGCTTGCCATAGCAG ACCCTCCAGTAATTGACCCCACCATGCTGGAGGTTCTGGGCGCCCATCCAGTAACAGTGAAGGCTGGACAGACTGCCAACATAAAAATCCCCTTTAAGGGCAAGCCTGCGCCTAAGATCACCTGGTACAAGGATGGCATTGAGATGATGGACGATGAGCGCACAGTAGTGGAGAAGCACCCGGATTGCACAACGCTGATACTTCACAAGTGCGCGCGGGAGGACAGTGGCGCGATCACGCTGAAACTCAAGAGCGACTGTGGCACGGCCATCGCTAACCTGCACCTGAACGTCGTCG ATAAACCCAAGCCCCCACAGGGAAAGGTGGAGTTCCTGGAGCGGTCGGGGAAGTGCATCAAGATGAAGTGGAAGGCTCCACGTGACAACGGCGGAAAGCAGGTCACCAGCTTCATCATCGAAAGGAAGATTGTTGGCAAGAAGTCCTGGATAAAGATCGGAGAGGTGGACAGCAAGCTGACCTCCTTCAGCACAGACAAGGTGGAGGAGGGCCGCGCCTACCAGTTCCGCATCCGAGCTGTCAACTCGCAGGACATCAGTGATCCACTGGAGACAGAGGAGGTCTTCGCCGGAGAGCCCATCG aAGCCCCTGGAATGGCCTCCCAGCCACAGATTCTAGACGTGACGAAGGACGCGGTGACTGTGACCTGGAGCCCCCCGGCTCAAGATGGCGGCGCCCCGGTGCTGGGCTACATCATCGAGAGGAGGAAGAAGGGCAGCAGCATCTGGGTGCCAGTCAACAAGGAGCTTGTGCAAG ACACCAAGTACAAAGTGGATGGGCTGGTGGAAGATATGGAGTATGAGTTTCGTGTCACCACTGTTAACAGGGCAGGGCCAGGAACTCCCAGCACTGCCTCAAACTCTGTTAATGCAAAAGATCCCATCC GTGCCCCTGGGCTGGTGAAAGACCTGCATGTGACAGACTCCTCCAACTCCTCCATTTCTCTGGGCTGGAACCCCCCAGAGATGGGCGACGAGCCCTCCGGCTACATCCTGGAGGTCCGTGCAGACGAAGCCAAGGAGTGGACCAAGTGCACCAAGATCCCCATCACTGGCACCAGCTACACAGTGGGCGGTCTGCAGGAACGCATGAAGTACTTCTTCCGCATTCGTGCAGTGAACGAGGGAGGCGTGGGGGAGCCTATCGAGCTGGACCAGGGGGTGCTAGCAATGCCCCCGCCGG CCCCTCCCAAATTTGACATCCAAGCCAAGCTGAAAAACCAGATGGAGGTGCGAGCGGGGACTGCCCTGTGCATTCACGTCACCTTCAGT GGCTCCCCGCCGCCCACTGTGACCTGGCTGAAGGACGGGATCCCCACTAAGGGCAGGGAGACCATCACCAAGGGCAACAAGCACTCCCAGTTCCTGATCACCTCCTCGCAGCgcgccgactccggcgtctacCGCATCAACCTGCGCAACGACTTCGGGGAGGCCTCCTACGACATCAAGGTCCGCGTTGCAG ATTTTCCTCGGCCCCCCAGCAACTTGAAGCTGGTGGAGGAGGTGCCCAACACAGTGACCCTCAAGTGGGACCACACCCCTGATGTGGCTGACGATGGCCAGGCGCACTATATCATCCTGAAGCGCGACGCAAGCACAGCCACCTGGTTCACCGCTGCTGACCGCGTCTTCAGCAACAAGTACACTGTCACTGGCCTTCTTCCTGGCCGCAAGTACTTCTTCCGGGTCATTGCCCGCAATGATATTGGGGACAGTGACCCCCTGGACTCCAAGGAGCCCTTCACCATAGCCAAGGAGAAAG AGCACCTGAAGCTGCGAATGAAAGAGTACACGCTGAAAGATCTGTCCCAGAAGCCGGAGTTCATCGTGCCACTGAAGGACCACGCGGTGCGCCGTGGCAAAGACTGCACCATGAGCTGCGCCTTCTTGGCCATCCCCCAGCCCCAGGTCTCCTGGTTCAAGGGCGATGCCAAGATCTCCGAGAACCCCAAGTTCTGGCAGACCACTGCCAACGGAGTCTGCACGCTCACCATCCCCGCCTGCGATCAAAAGGACAGTGGAGAATACACCCTGGTGGTGGAGAACACTCTGGGTCAGGCCAAGTGCAAGTGCAACCTGGTTGTCTTTG ATAAGGATGACAAGAGCTTTCTGGAGAGCCTGACAGAGCGCACTGGCAGAGGAAAGCACATCATGTGA